One region of Armigeres subalbatus isolate Guangzhou_Male chromosome 3, GZ_Asu_2, whole genome shotgun sequence genomic DNA includes:
- the LOC134222906 gene encoding uncharacterized protein LOC134222906: protein MDRFTYLRSSLTGDALQEISSVELSAANYPVAWTALEDRYHNQKLILKPYLDAIFRIKPMRKESFEALSQLISDFEKNLQMLQKMGQNTDGWSTILVHMVCSRLDGVTLRFWESSHNSKEVPAYRNLINFLKNHCAVLQSVGSSHSVSADLKKPKLSVSHSSTSIGRCCFCSEPFHPVFSCKRFMKLKISERYDAVRRNGLCMNCLSSGHFARNCSKGSCRQCGKKHHSLLHTEMNSASTKSSVPQTTKRQPSEHL, encoded by the coding sequence ATGGACAGGTTCACATACCTTCGATCGTCGCTAACTGGCGATGCTCTTCAAGAGATAAGCTCCGTCGAACTTTCTGCTGCCAATTACCCGGTGGCGTGGACTGCACTTGAAGATCGCTACCACAACCAGAAGCTCATCCTCAAGCCATACCTGGATGCCATCTTCAGAATTAAGCCGATGCGGAAGGAAAGTTTCGAAGCGCTGAGCCAGCTTATCAGCGACTTCGAGAAAAACCTTCAGATGCTGCAGAAAATGGGGCAGAACACCGACGGCTGGAGCACGATTCTAGTGCACATGGTTTGCTCAAGGTTGGATGGAGTCACGCTGCGATTTTGGGAATCGTCGCACAACTCCAAGGAAGTGCCTGCCTACCGGAACTTGataaacttcctgaagaatcATTGTGCGGTTCTTCAATCAGTTGGATCGAGTCATTCAGTCTCCGCCGATTTGAAGAAGCCGAAGCTAAGTGTCAGCCATTCCTCAACGTCCATTGGTCGGTGTTGCTTTTGTTCCGAACCATTTCATCCTGTGTTTTCGTGCAAGCGGTTCATGAAGCTGAAGATCTCGGAGCGGTACGATGCAGTGCGGAGAAACGGCCTGTGTATGAACTGCTTATCGTCAGGTCATTTTGCCCGGAACTGCAGCAAAGGTTCGTGTCGTCAATGCGGGAAGAAGCATCATTCCCTCCTCCACACAGAGATGAACAGTGCCAGCACGAAGTCATCCGTTCCACAGACGACGAAGAGACAACCAAGTGAGCACCTCTAA
- the LOC134222905 gene encoding uncharacterized protein LOC134222905: MIIGAEYYLDLLQEGRFRLSEHGPTFQNTGRIPSSSISVPATSTALCSMSDLQEQLTRFWDLESCHLASTYSVEESTCEELFKKTTIRDVDGRFIVNLPRKDHVIGQVCSSRSVAERRFLSLEKRLSNNPQLKKQYCEFMREYVTMGHMEMIREEDFSGAAHYFLPHHAVLKPDSTTTKLRVVFDASCKTSSGLSLNDGLMIGPVVQDDLISIHARFRLHRIGIVADVTKMYRMIKMCPRDQKLQLILWRNDTDEPIEVFQLTTVTYGTASAPFLATHPGAAKVLRKDFYVNDMITGVDNPKEGKWLVEDIIALTDCAGFTLRKLNSNCEKVLRELQPDRCDHRAEFEMDSSPPISTVKTLSLVWCTRTDKLRFIMPEWNTTSVVTKRVVISDASKLFDPLGLIRPVVAEAKIFIQILWKLELNWDDPLPENLQAFWLNYRRNLSSLESISIPRWVGYTQ; the protein is encoded by the coding sequence ATGATAATCGGTGCCGAGTATTACCTCGACCTGCTGCAGGAAGGAAGGTTCAGGCTCAGCGAGCACGGCCCAACATTCCAAAACACCGGACGTATTCCTAGTAGCTCGATCTCCGTACCCGCCACATCCACCGCGTTGTGTTCCATGTCCGATCTTCAAGAACAGCTCACTCGTTTCTGGGATCTCGAGAGCTGTCATCTAGCGAGTACCTATTCCGTGGAAGAGTCCACATGTGAGGAGTTGTTCAAGAAAACCACTATACGCGACGTAGATGGTCGTTTCATCGTGAACCTGCCTAGGAAGGACCACGTAATCGGTCAGGTATGTAGCTCCAGATCTGTGGCGGAACGGCGGTTCCTTAGTCTGGAGAAAAGGCTATCGAACAACCCTCAGCTGAAGAAGCAGTACTGCGAGTTTATGAGGGAGTACGTGACAATGGGGCACATGGAAATGATACGCGAAGAAGATTTCTCTGGGGCGGCACACTACTTTTTGCCTCATCACGCCGTCTTGAAGCCGGACAGCACAACAACAAAATTGCGGGTAGTATTTGATGCTTCGTGCAAAACTTCGTCTGGTCTTTCGCTCAACGACGGGCTAATGATTGGCCCTGTGGTCCAGGACGACCTAATCTCGATTCATGCTCGATTCCGTCTGCACCGGATCGGCATTGTGGCCGATGTTACAAAAATGTATCGGATGATCAAGATGTGCCCACGTGATCAAAAATTGCAGCTGATTTTGTGGAGGAACGACACCGACGAACCTATCGAAGTGTTTCAGCTCACGACCGTTACGTACGGCACCGCTTCCGCTCCTTTTCTAGCTACACATCCAGGCGCAGCAAAGGTGCTGCGGAAAGATTTTTACGTCAACGATATGATCACTGGAGTCGACAACcccaaagaaggaaaatggctGGTCGAAGACATAATCGCCCTCACAGACTGCGCTGGATTCACACTACGCAAGTTGAACTCCAACTGTGAAAAAGTGCTAAGGGAGTTGCAGCCTGATCGTTGTGATCATCGAGCGGAATTCGAAATGGACTCGTCACCTCCTATTTCAACCGTGAAAACCTTGAGTCTCGTCTGGTGCACCAGAACTGACAAACTCCGTTTCATCATGCCCGAGTGGAATACAACGTCGGTGGTTACAAAACGAGTTGTGATTTCCGACGCGTCCAAGCTCTTCGATCCATTGGGTCTGATAAGGCCAGTCGTCGCCGAAGCTAAAATCTTTATCCAGATACTGTGGAAGCTGGAACTAAACTGGGATGACCCGCTCCCAGAAAACCTTCAGGCCTTTTGGTTGAACTACAGACGGAATCTTAGTTCTCTGGAATCCATTAGCATTCCACGATGGGTTGGGTATACCCAATAG
- the LOC134222904 gene encoding uncharacterized protein LOC134222904 has protein sequence MKSRVAPLEDLKKKKRRRTTPRLELSSALLLIHLYEKVSQATSLVIPSYFWTDSNIVKFWNASAPSRWQTFLANRVSEIQHLAKGGVWNHVADIENPADVLSRGISATQLEYQPLWFNEPVWLHKGQSFWPATPNVSVEQFDPASLEELQVTTPNEIFSLRSTLFSLVLVALLRRFRHNSQRTHRTSRKLGHISTQEYEDALLQLVHLSQEECFPQEIASLSREDQVKDSSRIASLHPILRDGILRVGGRLRNATVSQNRKHPMIIDPRHPLATLVIHHYHVKLLHSGQQVVIASARERFWIPNIRNLVRKVLHECVTCFRVRPRCLEQLMAELPPERVTPAPPFLKVGVDYCGPFLVSYPPTPSVQDSFHEPPV, from the coding sequence ATGAAGTCACGAGTAGCACCACTAGAGGACCTGAAAAAGAAGAAACGTAGGCGGACTACGCCCCGTCTTGAACTGTCATCCGCCCTGCTTCTCATTCATTTGTACGAGAAAGTCAGTCAAGCCACCTCACTGGTAATTCCGTCGTACTTCTGGACCGATTCCAACATCGTCAAATTCTGGAATGCGTCGGCACCATCGCGATGGCAAACCTTTCTGGCCAATAGGGTGTCTGAGATCCAGCACCTGGCGAAAGGCGGCGTGTGGAATCATGTTGCAGACATTGAGAATCCAGCAGACGTTCTTTCGCGAGGAATATCAGCCACACAACTGGAGTACCAACCACTCTGGTTCAACGAACCTGTTTGGTTGCACAAAGGTCAAAGCTTCTGGCCTGCAACTCCAAATGTCAGCGTTGAACAGTTTGATCCAGCCTCTCTTGAAGAACTGCAAGTCACTACACCAAACGAAATATTCTCGCTACGGTCGACACTATTTTCTCTCGTACTGGTGGCTTTATTACGTCGTTTCCGTCACAACTCGCAAAGAACGCACCGAACTTCCAGGAAACTCGGCCACATTAGCACACAAGAATACGAGGATGCTCTACTGCAACTGGTTCACCTCTCCCAAGAAGAATGCTTTCCCCAGGAGATTGCAAGTCTGTCCCGGGAGGATCAGGTGAAAGACTCCTCTAGAATAGCATCACTCCACCCCATACTACGAGATGGTATACTTCGCGTTGGCGGCCGGCTCCGGAATGCAACTGTTTCGCAAAACCGGAAGCATCCAATGATTATTGATCCACGTCATCCTCTCGCCACGTTGGTAATCCACCATTACCACGTGAAATTGCTTCACTCCGGACAACAAGTCGTCATCGCAAGCGCCAGAGAAAGATTCTGGATCCCCAACATCCGAAACCTGGTGCGTAAAGTTCTCCACGAATGTGTCACCTGCTTCCGCGTCAGACCAAGATGTTTGGAACAACTGATGGCCGAACTGCCACCAGAAAGGGTTACACCGGCACCGCCATTCCTGAAGGTCGGTGTGGATTACTGCGGTCCGTTTCTAGTTTCCTACCCTCCAACCCCATCAGTCCAAGACTCTTTCCATGAACCCCCAGTCTGA